A DNA window from Pseudarthrobacter sp. W1I19 contains the following coding sequences:
- a CDS encoding DUF4011 domain-containing protein, whose protein sequence is MPVWSRASRASAEKKAVVSVGQGHPEGSEELRKWLSGLKPVTGADTMLRFTKTPEGSIDLTHAHPSGLAQLMAGRRTRLSTLIRDRQQYVVAARASRNIRSKIFELANDRGIDAGYLSAGTVVWTSAVGGKPQRISAPVMLTAISLTVRPGEDDYELQLTEQAHINPALVRHLKNIHGIVFDVNAVTRLAYSTARFDPQPVLDRLAALIRPIHGAEAQHNLLVSTFADLSGNLDDPWINDSNPLVSALATAAGGEVVDVEEPDPSRFPPLDSRHPQDEMLLLDADVDQQYVIDAARAGDSMVVSSPPGTGQTQTAINTIGALVDAGKTVLVVGDRRASLNEVSGQLEALGLESILFQLSGNVTPQQLKGQLVRAIVRNEKSLEPQLGNLHNTLTEHRHALMDHVASLHNVRQRWGCSPYQAMQSLAELTSIHPSPATTVRLKRSVLDSIRDRDELAGRLRRAAELGSFSKASTTSPWYGARLLTRKETEEAQDLVRSVEKSLPALRERMNAVAEHAEIRLGESFAEWGEQLELLMAVRGSLDKFTPDIFDRPVTDLISATAPSAWRRERGIEMTAMQRSRLRRVAKEYVRPGVHIADLHSSLVLVQEQRSLWAGYATTQRHPAVPSGLAEISTMYRALDRELAQLGEALRHTSAGGDLSAVRYAELMERLERLVADTDTLKTLPERTLLIENMREHGLGELLADLAEREVPAHSVAAELELAWWQSALEAMISGDDYLAMSDGDALRQLEAEYRLADNAHIASGAARLRWDLAERWRAAIAAHPRQADLLKSLLKDGRVSLPALTAQAPDLIGTLVPVWSVSPYLMTGLLPAEQHFDAVVILDSEATSLQAVLPSIARARQVIAFGDAMIASPRTFTVGVERLAAGETAHQRVESAFKALSAVLPVWRLNFVYRAVDEDLVLQLSKNFYDGGLRRLPEGQSATGLDRALLVEYLPDGTGLPSADHEGVESVVAEVNRVVQLVFEHARTRPRTSLAVVTASLRHAARIGESIRLQLPNHPGLAGFFGAGPESFRVVDLERAQGLVRDHVIFSPGFGRTPHGRALHNFGPLSAEGGREKFALAMTRARRSLHVLTCFRPEDLDHTRLTHGAVDLYSLLDREISGNTDLGTPASRAAASEQALGADPLVADLGDRLRARGARVWHQYDGAIDVVAAADPLGTMGQEDKDLPWPVAIESDGTEQYRTMSVRERSRLRPQLLERLGWRYMPLWTIEVFTDPSACADRIAGYLGLERVVLPGRADTSIGFLDDDVDQALNGIQAGEQRSRRSAGLGQNVPGGDQGRQQAKHQDNKEAVAVATEDKNNNPSQEPSVAAGTAPEDGEVQGQDQGQNQEQDQNREQDQDQMRSRGKGKDQAGGGVLPTKAAEDDPRRWGDADEDHDAWLKEQKPPHWG, encoded by the coding sequence ATGCCGGTATGGTCCAGGGCGTCACGCGCAAGCGCAGAAAAGAAGGCAGTAGTGTCAGTTGGTCAAGGCCACCCGGAGGGCTCGGAGGAGCTCCGTAAATGGCTGTCCGGGCTTAAACCCGTCACCGGGGCGGACACCATGCTGCGCTTCACCAAGACGCCCGAAGGGTCAATCGACCTGACCCATGCACACCCGTCCGGCCTGGCCCAGCTCATGGCAGGGCGCCGGACCCGGCTCTCCACCCTCATCCGGGACCGCCAGCAGTACGTGGTGGCAGCCCGGGCGTCCCGTAATATCCGGTCCAAGATCTTTGAGCTTGCCAACGACCGCGGCATCGACGCCGGATACCTCTCGGCGGGCACGGTGGTGTGGACCTCCGCAGTAGGCGGCAAGCCGCAGCGCATCTCGGCGCCGGTGATGCTCACGGCGATTTCGCTTACCGTCCGTCCGGGCGAGGACGACTACGAGCTGCAGCTCACCGAGCAGGCCCACATCAATCCCGCCCTGGTGCGGCATCTGAAGAACATCCACGGCATCGTCTTTGACGTCAACGCCGTCACCCGGCTCGCCTACAGCACGGCCCGGTTCGATCCGCAGCCCGTCCTGGACCGCCTGGCGGCGCTGATCAGGCCCATCCATGGGGCCGAGGCCCAGCACAACCTGCTGGTGTCCACGTTCGCGGACCTTTCCGGAAACCTGGACGATCCGTGGATCAACGACTCCAACCCCCTCGTATCCGCCCTCGCCACTGCGGCCGGCGGCGAAGTAGTGGACGTCGAGGAGCCGGATCCATCACGGTTCCCGCCACTGGACAGCAGGCACCCGCAGGACGAGATGCTCCTGCTCGATGCCGACGTCGACCAGCAGTACGTCATCGACGCTGCCCGTGCCGGCGATTCGATGGTGGTCAGCAGCCCTCCCGGAACAGGCCAGACACAAACTGCCATCAACACCATCGGTGCCCTCGTGGATGCCGGGAAGACCGTGCTGGTGGTGGGCGACCGGCGGGCCAGCCTCAACGAGGTGTCCGGCCAGCTGGAGGCCCTGGGGCTTGAATCCATCCTGTTCCAGCTGTCCGGGAACGTTACTCCGCAGCAGCTGAAGGGACAGCTGGTCCGGGCCATTGTCCGGAACGAGAAATCCCTCGAACCCCAGCTGGGGAACCTGCACAACACCCTGACCGAGCACCGCCATGCCCTGATGGACCATGTGGCGTCGCTGCACAACGTGCGCCAGCGCTGGGGCTGCTCGCCGTACCAGGCCATGCAGTCACTGGCTGAGCTCACATCTATCCACCCGTCACCGGCCACTACTGTCCGCCTGAAGCGAAGCGTCCTGGACAGCATCCGGGACCGGGACGAGCTGGCCGGGCGGCTCCGCCGGGCGGCGGAGCTGGGAAGCTTCAGCAAGGCGTCCACCACCAGCCCCTGGTATGGTGCGCGGCTGCTCACCCGCAAGGAGACAGAAGAGGCGCAGGACCTGGTCCGGTCCGTTGAAAAGAGCCTTCCCGCGCTGCGTGAGCGGATGAACGCAGTGGCCGAGCACGCCGAGATCCGGCTGGGTGAGTCCTTTGCTGAATGGGGAGAGCAGCTCGAGCTCCTGATGGCTGTGCGTGGAAGCCTGGACAAGTTCACCCCGGACATTTTCGACCGGCCCGTCACGGACCTGATCTCCGCCACCGCGCCCTCAGCCTGGCGCCGCGAGCGGGGCATCGAAATGACCGCCATGCAGCGTTCGCGCCTGCGCAGGGTTGCCAAGGAATACGTCAGGCCGGGCGTGCATATCGCCGACCTGCACAGCTCGCTTGTGCTGGTTCAGGAACAGCGCTCGCTCTGGGCAGGCTACGCCACCACCCAGCGGCACCCCGCGGTTCCTTCCGGGCTCGCGGAAATCAGTACCATGTATCGTGCCCTGGACCGCGAGCTGGCCCAGTTGGGCGAAGCGCTGCGGCACACCAGTGCCGGGGGCGACCTGTCCGCCGTCCGGTACGCGGAGCTCATGGAGCGGCTCGAGCGGCTGGTCGCGGATACCGATACGCTCAAGACCCTGCCCGAACGCACCCTCCTGATAGAGAACATGCGCGAGCACGGGCTCGGGGAGCTCCTGGCTGACCTCGCGGAGCGCGAGGTGCCGGCCCATTCAGTGGCGGCAGAACTTGAACTGGCCTGGTGGCAATCGGCGCTTGAGGCCATGATCAGCGGCGACGACTACCTGGCGATGTCCGACGGTGACGCCCTGCGGCAGCTTGAGGCCGAATACAGGTTGGCGGACAACGCCCATATCGCCAGCGGCGCTGCACGGCTTCGCTGGGACCTTGCCGAGCGGTGGCGGGCCGCTATTGCCGCCCACCCCCGCCAGGCCGATCTCCTCAAGAGCCTGCTCAAGGACGGCAGGGTATCCCTGCCGGCACTGACTGCGCAGGCCCCGGACCTCATCGGCACCCTGGTACCGGTCTGGTCCGTCAGCCCCTACCTGATGACGGGCCTTCTGCCAGCGGAACAGCACTTCGACGCTGTGGTGATCCTCGATTCCGAGGCGACCTCGCTCCAGGCCGTCCTTCCGTCCATCGCCCGCGCCCGCCAGGTCATAGCCTTCGGCGACGCCATGATCGCCAGCCCGCGGACCTTCACCGTGGGCGTGGAGCGGCTGGCGGCGGGGGAGACGGCCCACCAGCGGGTGGAGAGTGCTTTCAAGGCATTGTCCGCGGTGCTTCCTGTGTGGCGGCTTAACTTTGTGTACCGCGCGGTGGACGAGGACCTGGTCCTTCAGCTGAGCAAGAACTTTTACGACGGCGGCCTTCGCCGGCTGCCCGAGGGCCAGTCCGCAACGGGCCTGGACCGGGCGCTGCTGGTGGAGTACCTGCCGGACGGGACCGGACTGCCCAGCGCCGACCATGAGGGTGTGGAGTCGGTGGTGGCCGAGGTTAACCGCGTGGTGCAACTGGTTTTCGAACACGCACGCACCCGTCCCCGCACGTCACTGGCTGTGGTCACCGCCAGCCTCCGCCACGCGGCGAGGATCGGCGAGTCCATCCGGCTGCAGCTGCCCAACCATCCGGGCCTGGCAGGATTCTTCGGCGCCGGACCTGAATCGTTCCGGGTGGTTGACCTGGAACGCGCCCAGGGCCTGGTGCGCGACCACGTCATTTTCTCGCCGGGCTTCGGCCGCACCCCGCACGGGCGCGCGCTGCACAATTTCGGTCCACTCTCCGCCGAAGGGGGCCGGGAGAAGTTTGCCCTGGCCATGACCCGTGCCCGCCGGTCCCTGCACGTGCTGACGTGCTTCCGGCCTGAGGACCTGGACCACACCCGGCTGACGCACGGCGCGGTGGACCTGTACTCGCTGCTGGACCGTGAGATTTCGGGCAACACTGACCTCGGAACTCCCGCGTCGCGCGCTGCTGCCAGCGAGCAGGCACTGGGCGCAGATCCTTTGGTGGCTGACCTCGGCGACAGGCTGCGGGCACGCGGAGCCCGGGTTTGGCACCAGTACGACGGTGCCATTGACGTGGTGGCTGCCGCCGATCCGCTGGGCACCATGGGCCAGGAGGACAAGGATCTGCCGTGGCCGGTGGCCATTGAGTCCGACGGCACGGAACAGTACCGGACCATGAGCGTGCGGGAACGGAGCCGGTTGCGGCCGCAGCTGCTGGAGCGGCTGGGGTGGCGGTACATGCCGCTGTGGACCATCGAGGTGTTCACCGATCCGTCCGCTTGTGCAGACCGTATTGCCGGCTATCTGGGCCTGGAGCGGGTTGTGCTGCCGGGCCGGGCAGATACGTCAATTGGGTTCCTTGACGACGACGTGGACCAGGCGCTCAACGGCATCCAGGCCGGGGAGCAGCGGTCCCGGCGCAGTGCCGGCCTGGGCCAGAACGTGCCCGGCGGGGACCAGGGCCGCCAGCAGGCCAAACATCAGGACAACAAGGAGGCGGTCGCCGTGGCCACCGAAGACAAGAACAATAACCCTTCGCAGGAGCCGTCCGTCGCGGCCGGCACTGCGCCGGAGGACGGCGAAGTCCAGGGGCAGGATCAAGGCCAGAACCAGGAGCAAGACCAGAACAGGGAGCAAGACCAGGACCAGATGCGGAGCCGGGGGAAGGGCAAAGACCAGGCCGGTGGCGGTGTCCTGCCCACGAAGGCCGCCGAAGATGACCCCCGCCGCTGGGGCGACGCAGACGAGGACCACGATGCCTGGCTGAAGGAACAGAAGCCCCCGCACTGGGGCTGA
- the cpaB gene encoding Flp pilus assembly protein CpaB → MPAKLFCPDASGSRYPRGTRNPRGSGRRPSTLRLGGWLSRNRRLAIALLLCAAAAISVHQLTPAPVHTVTGLAAARDLPAGSALAPADLAHVRVPPDMMAAGFLDQENELAGKQLAAPLRKGQLLTDAQLLGPGLLAGTPPGSAAVPLRMADPSSIQLVSPGQLVNVVLTAANGFDQQAASEVLATAVPVLWTSGKGGQSGQWLGTAETDGLIVVAASAEQAARLAGASTQGKLFFVLVGP, encoded by the coding sequence ATGCCTGCAAAACTTTTCTGTCCCGACGCGAGCGGTTCCCGCTATCCACGTGGCACCCGCAATCCCCGCGGCTCCGGCCGGCGGCCGTCGACTCTCCGTCTTGGCGGCTGGCTGAGCCGGAACCGCCGGCTGGCCATCGCCCTGCTGTTGTGCGCAGCTGCCGCGATCAGCGTCCATCAACTAACCCCCGCACCCGTTCACACCGTCACAGGACTTGCTGCCGCGAGGGACCTCCCCGCCGGCTCGGCGCTGGCGCCGGCCGACCTGGCGCACGTACGGGTCCCGCCGGACATGATGGCTGCGGGTTTCCTGGACCAGGAAAATGAACTGGCCGGCAAGCAGTTGGCAGCTCCGCTCCGCAAGGGCCAGCTGCTGACAGACGCCCAGCTGCTGGGGCCGGGGCTGCTGGCCGGAACACCTCCGGGTTCAGCCGCCGTGCCCCTTCGAATGGCGGACCCGTCCTCCATCCAGCTCGTCTCTCCCGGGCAGCTGGTCAATGTGGTCCTGACGGCTGCCAACGGCTTTGACCAGCAGGCGGCGTCAGAAGTCCTGGCAACGGCTGTTCCCGTTCTCTGGACGTCCGGCAAGGGCGGCCAGAGCGGGCAGTGGCTGGGCACGGCCGAAACGGACGGCCTGATTGTTGTTGCGGCAAGTGCCGAGCAGGCGGCGCGGCTGGCCGGCGCCTCAACACAGGGCAAACTCTTCTTTGTCCTGGTGGGACCGTAA
- a CDS encoding FmdB family zinc ribbon protein, with amino-acid sequence MPTYAYACKDCGHAFDIVQSFSDSTLTSCPECQGTLRKKFNSVGVVFKGSGFYRTDSRDSKGSTVSAAAPASSAPAPAAAPAASAPAAAAS; translated from the coding sequence GTGCCAACGTATGCGTACGCCTGCAAGGATTGCGGCCATGCCTTCGACATCGTCCAGTCGTTTTCGGACAGCACTCTGACCTCGTGCCCCGAGTGCCAGGGGACGCTGCGCAAAAAGTTCAACAGCGTAGGTGTCGTTTTCAAGGGATCCGGTTTTTACCGCACAGACTCCCGCGACTCCAAGGGCAGCACGGTCTCTGCCGCCGCTCCGGCCTCTTCAGCGCCGGCTCCGGCTGCGGCACCCGCCGCTTCCGCTCCGGCTGCAGCGGCCAGTTAA
- a CDS encoding 5-formyltetrahydrofolate cyclo-ligase: MLEDARAVKNRIRTAHRQRRATLTPQQLEAAGAALARHGAAWADALTGGAPATLCVYFGVGVEPPTLPLINALYNNGHSVLLPVCEPGRELAWVFWDPAAGFEQSRFAPILEPRGERHGPDVAGTAAALFIPATAVDAAGNRIGQGGGYYDKFLGHLATAGKNIPLAAVVYDEELLPAGQIPEEEFDRPVPAILSPSGIRVLNGHG, encoded by the coding sequence ATGTTGGAGGACGCCAGGGCCGTCAAGAACAGAATCCGCACGGCACACCGCCAGCGGCGGGCCACGCTGACCCCGCAGCAGCTTGAGGCGGCAGGTGCTGCCCTGGCACGCCATGGCGCAGCCTGGGCCGATGCCCTGACCGGTGGAGCCCCGGCCACGCTCTGCGTGTACTTTGGGGTTGGCGTGGAGCCCCCAACGCTTCCGCTGATCAACGCGCTGTACAACAACGGCCACAGCGTCCTGCTCCCGGTCTGCGAGCCGGGACGGGAACTGGCCTGGGTCTTCTGGGACCCTGCCGCGGGTTTCGAGCAGAGCCGGTTCGCTCCCATCCTTGAGCCCAGGGGTGAGCGGCACGGGCCGGACGTGGCGGGAACGGCTGCCGCGCTCTTTATCCCGGCGACGGCCGTGGACGCAGCGGGCAACAGGATCGGACAAGGCGGCGGCTACTACGACAAGTTCCTGGGCCATTTGGCCACCGCCGGGAAGAATATCCCGTTGGCGGCCGTTGTGTACGACGAGGAACTGCTTCCCGCGGGGCAGATTCCGGAGGAGGAGTTCGACCGTCCGGTCCCGGCCATCCTGTCGCCATCAGGAATCCGGGTGCTCAACGGTCACGGCTGA
- the galU gene encoding UTP--glucose-1-phosphate uridylyltransferase GalU produces the protein MTTSNPRVRKAVIPAAGLGTRFLPATKAMPKEMLPVVDKPAIQYVVEEAVHVGLNDVLMITGRNKRALEDHFDRVPSLESTLEGKGDAEKLASVQAASNLGDIHYVRQGDPHGLGHAVLRARQHVGNEAFAVLLGDDLIDARDELLSTMIDVQAKTGGSVVALIEVEPSQISAYGCADIEEIDGEGYVRINRLVEKPAAGEAPSNLAIIGRYVLHPAVFDVLERTGPGRGGEIQLTDALQELASGEGDGQGVYGVVFRGRRYDTGDKLSYLKACVQLAIDSDDLGPGLREWLPGFTAGLSK, from the coding sequence GTGACTACCAGTAACCCCAGAGTTCGCAAAGCCGTCATACCCGCAGCCGGACTCGGCACAAGGTTCCTGCCTGCCACCAAGGCCATGCCCAAGGAAATGCTTCCCGTCGTGGACAAGCCGGCCATCCAGTATGTGGTTGAAGAAGCCGTGCACGTGGGCCTCAACGACGTCCTGATGATTACCGGACGGAACAAGCGTGCCCTGGAAGACCACTTCGACCGCGTTCCATCGCTGGAGTCCACGCTCGAGGGCAAAGGCGACGCCGAAAAACTGGCCTCCGTACAGGCCGCCAGCAACCTCGGCGATATCCACTATGTCCGCCAGGGCGACCCCCATGGCCTGGGACATGCTGTCCTCCGCGCCAGGCAGCATGTGGGCAATGAAGCCTTCGCTGTCCTCCTGGGCGATGACCTCATCGATGCCCGCGACGAACTGCTCAGCACCATGATCGACGTGCAGGCCAAAACGGGCGGCTCCGTCGTGGCCCTCATTGAGGTGGAACCCTCACAGATCAGCGCCTATGGCTGCGCCGACATCGAGGAGATCGATGGCGAGGGCTATGTCCGCATCAACAGGCTGGTGGAAAAGCCTGCCGCCGGGGAAGCGCCGTCCAACCTGGCCATCATTGGCCGCTACGTGCTCCACCCTGCCGTTTTTGACGTGCTGGAACGTACCGGTCCTGGCCGCGGCGGCGAAATCCAGCTCACCGATGCCCTGCAGGAACTCGCGTCCGGAGAGGGCGACGGGCAGGGCGTCTACGGTGTGGTGTTCCGGGGACGCCGCTACGACACCGGTGACAAACTGAGCTACCTGAAGGCCTGTGTCCAACTGGCCATTGACAGCGACGACCTTGGCCCCGGCCTGCGGGAATGGCTGCCGGGCTTCACCGCCGGACTCTCCAAGTAG
- a CDS encoding GNAT family N-acetyltransferase, with the protein MRAGPIWPVTLECGDLVLRPIRYRDKKEWTEVRARNSEWLAPWEASNPDPAGGLPDYRQMVRSLNAQAAQATALPFVITERVPAVRNPVIVGQLTVSSIVWGSAMMATLGYWVDRARAGRGIAPTAVALVTDHCFRNLGLHRMEINIRPENGPSLRVVEKLGFRDEGYRPRYLHINGEWADHRSFALTSEEVPEGLLNRWLGSRAS; encoded by the coding sequence ATGCGCGCCGGCCCCATCTGGCCCGTCACCCTGGAGTGCGGCGACCTGGTCCTGAGGCCCATCAGGTACCGGGACAAAAAAGAGTGGACAGAAGTCCGTGCCCGCAACAGCGAATGGCTGGCGCCGTGGGAGGCCTCGAACCCGGATCCGGCCGGAGGGCTGCCGGACTACCGGCAGATGGTGCGTTCCCTCAACGCCCAGGCCGCCCAGGCCACCGCGCTTCCCTTTGTGATTACCGAACGCGTCCCGGCAGTCCGGAATCCCGTGATCGTGGGCCAGTTAACTGTCTCTTCGATCGTCTGGGGTTCAGCCATGATGGCCACGCTCGGTTACTGGGTGGACCGGGCCCGGGCGGGGCGCGGGATAGCGCCCACCGCCGTGGCGCTGGTGACAGACCACTGCTTCAGGAACCTGGGCCTGCACCGGATGGAGATCAACATCCGCCCGGAGAACGGGCCCAGCCTTCGGGTGGTGGAGAAGCTCGGATTCCGGGATGAGGGATACCGGCCCCGCTATCTGCACATCAACGGCGAGTGGGCCGACCACCGGTCATTTGCCCTGACCTCAGAAGAGGTCCCGGAAGGGCTGCTGAACCGGTGGCTGGGTTCCCGGGCTTCATAA
- a CDS encoding nuclear transport factor 2 family protein, with protein sequence MSDRSDFLDWVRTSLYQAELAIHNGDAGPRRGLWSRNEPVSVLGAWRNATGQQELDELFASLAKQFSNCTSYRFELVSYDVAGDMAYTAGLEHTSASVDGEPRSYVLRATQVYRREDDGWKVAHRHGDTVAG encoded by the coding sequence ATGAGCGATCGCAGTGATTTCCTGGACTGGGTGAGGACCTCCCTGTACCAGGCGGAGCTGGCTATTCACAACGGCGACGCGGGCCCACGGCGGGGCCTCTGGTCCCGCAATGAACCCGTGAGTGTCCTGGGCGCCTGGCGCAACGCAACAGGCCAGCAGGAACTGGATGAATTGTTCGCAAGCCTTGCCAAGCAGTTCTCGAACTGCACTTCCTACCGTTTCGAGCTGGTCTCATACGACGTCGCGGGCGACATGGCGTACACGGCGGGCCTGGAACACACCTCCGCCTCAGTGGATGGCGAGCCGCGCAGCTATGTCCTGCGGGCTACCCAGGTTTACCGCCGGGAAGACGATGGCTGGAAGGTCGCCCATCGTCACGGAGACACAGTGGCCGGCTGA
- the corA gene encoding magnesium/cobalt transporter CorA: MTIIDNAVYVNGVRHAEPESLEQTFETLAEHGGMAWIGLYRPTAEEMAAVAAEFGLHALAVEDAISAHQRPKLERYEDNLFTVLRPARYLDATETVEFGELHIFTGKNFVVTVRHAETGGVARVRQRLEGRPDLLRHGPEAVLYALLDRVVDDYGPVVAGLENDIDEIEDQLFSGDTAVSRRIYELAREVIQFQRAIHPLPDMMHQLKRGFEKYDVESDLRHSLRDVEDHVERVISRADSFRDLLQNALTLDGTLTANRQNEASAEQNEQVKKISSWAAIFFAPSFVAGVYGMNFDHMPELHWTLGYPMAIVLMAATAAVMYAIFKRKGWL; the protein is encoded by the coding sequence ATGACGATCATTGACAACGCCGTGTACGTCAACGGCGTCCGCCACGCTGAGCCTGAGAGCCTGGAACAGACCTTCGAGACGCTGGCGGAGCATGGCGGCATGGCCTGGATTGGCCTGTACCGGCCCACAGCTGAGGAAATGGCGGCGGTGGCCGCGGAGTTCGGGTTGCACGCGCTTGCCGTTGAGGATGCCATCTCCGCGCACCAGCGTCCCAAGCTTGAGCGGTACGAGGACAATCTGTTCACGGTGCTTCGGCCCGCCCGGTACCTGGACGCCACCGAAACGGTGGAGTTCGGCGAGTTGCATATCTTCACGGGCAAGAATTTCGTGGTCACAGTCCGGCACGCGGAGACCGGGGGTGTGGCGCGGGTGCGGCAGCGGTTGGAAGGCCGGCCGGACTTGCTGCGGCATGGCCCCGAGGCCGTACTGTATGCCCTGCTGGACCGGGTGGTGGATGACTACGGCCCGGTGGTGGCCGGGCTTGAGAACGACATTGACGAAATCGAGGATCAGCTTTTCAGCGGGGACACTGCGGTGTCGCGGCGCATCTATGAACTCGCGCGGGAGGTTATCCAGTTCCAGCGCGCCATCCACCCACTGCCGGACATGATGCACCAGCTCAAACGCGGCTTCGAAAAATACGATGTTGAGAGCGACCTGCGGCACAGCCTTCGCGACGTGGAGGACCATGTGGAGCGGGTCATCTCCCGGGCAGACTCCTTCCGGGACCTGCTGCAGAACGCCCTGACCCTGGACGGCACGCTCACGGCCAACCGGCAGAACGAGGCAAGCGCCGAACAGAACGAACAGGTCAAGAAGATCTCATCCTGGGCCGCCATCTTCTTCGCGCCGTCATTCGTTGCCGGTGTCTACGGCATGAACTTCGACCACATGCCCGAACTGCACTGGACGCTGGGCTATCCGATGGCCATCGTTCTAATGGCGGCAACGGCAGCCGTCATGTACGCCATCTTCAAGAGGAAGGGCTGGCTCTAG
- a CDS encoding Lrp/AsnC family transcriptional regulator encodes MTESDHLNNLDSTDLKILLELIRDPRIQIAELSDSLGVARNTAQSRVRRLLRAGVLRSGGREVDLEAVGYDVVAFVTIEVSHRELDGVVGALRMIPQVLEVHEISGRGDVWCRVVATDTHNLQAALRQVLRIKGVIRTETVLALHTHIPYRTEPLISGLAKASTAGQHGQAKSSRTGGEGADG; translated from the coding sequence ATGACGGAGAGTGATCATTTGAACAACCTGGACTCCACCGACCTGAAAATCCTCCTGGAGCTCATCAGGGATCCCAGGATCCAGATCGCGGAACTGAGCGATTCCCTTGGTGTTGCCCGGAACACGGCCCAGTCGCGCGTCCGGCGGCTGCTCAGGGCGGGGGTGCTGCGGTCCGGCGGCCGGGAAGTGGACCTCGAGGCTGTGGGGTACGACGTGGTTGCCTTTGTGACCATCGAAGTGTCCCACCGTGAGCTGGACGGGGTGGTGGGTGCCCTGCGGATGATTCCACAGGTCCTTGAAGTGCATGAAATTTCGGGGCGGGGCGACGTGTGGTGCCGTGTGGTGGCCACCGATACCCATAACCTTCAAGCAGCACTGCGGCAGGTGCTCAGGATCAAAGGCGTCATCCGGACCGAAACGGTCCTGGCGTTGCACACGCATATCCCGTACCGGACTGAACCATTGATCAGCGGACTGGCCAAGGCGTCCACGGCCGGCCAACACGGCCAGGCCAAGTCGTCGCGGACGGGCGGTGAAGGGGCGGACGGCTAG
- a CDS encoding MFS transporter — MTVFSELRMRPAPATTAGWDASTTARLVLAGAVIFTLLVGANLATPLYPVLQVQLGLSPLDVSAAFTSYVLALVAVLMLAGHWSDHIGRRAALILAVLAGLAGGWLFAGAHTLAALCAARALQGTAVALATGASAAALRELLPARPEWASRFTLLASAGGVAAGPVIGGLLSLLPGATSTPYYIHSAVLAVLLVPLYLLRARPAIAPSAGPRPLQLLAPRRPCVTREARDAFWLASGVGFLSFAVFGFCLSLAPGYFARILAIDSRPVIGVLACLTLAASALTQLVSVRGRFVVPGGLAVLGASVLLLGAAGAWNNAALLVAASLAAGVGQGLAFRTVFNDVAGRLEPARQAQTISSLYVITYLGSAVPVLGLGWASGVFGLEQSVAGFVLVCAAAAFIMAALTLRQAVRSRMSRS, encoded by the coding sequence ATGACGGTCTTCAGCGAGCTCCGGATGCGTCCGGCACCGGCCACCACCGCAGGCTGGGACGCGTCCACCACGGCGCGCCTGGTGCTGGCCGGCGCCGTCATCTTTACGCTCCTGGTGGGTGCCAACCTGGCCACGCCGCTGTATCCGGTGCTGCAGGTGCAGCTGGGGCTTTCCCCGCTCGATGTTTCGGCAGCATTCACAAGCTACGTCCTGGCGCTGGTGGCCGTGCTTATGCTGGCCGGTCACTGGTCGGACCATATCGGCCGCAGGGCCGCCCTCATCCTGGCTGTTCTTGCCGGCCTTGCCGGCGGCTGGCTGTTCGCCGGAGCACACACCCTCGCTGCGCTGTGCGCTGCGCGGGCGCTCCAGGGCACCGCGGTGGCCCTGGCGACCGGCGCCAGCGCCGCAGCCCTGCGTGAGCTGCTTCCCGCCCGGCCGGAGTGGGCATCCCGCTTCACCCTGCTGGCGTCAGCCGGGGGAGTGGCCGCGGGCCCGGTCATCGGCGGGCTGCTGTCCCTTCTTCCCGGGGCCACCTCGACCCCCTATTACATTCATTCCGCTGTCCTCGCCGTGCTCCTGGTCCCGCTGTACCTGCTTCGGGCCCGCCCCGCCATCGCGCCTTCGGCAGGACCGAGGCCGCTGCAGCTGCTCGCACCGCGGCGTCCGTGCGTCACGCGGGAGGCGCGGGACGCCTTCTGGCTCGCCTCCGGCGTCGGCTTCCTCAGCTTCGCTGTCTTCGGGTTCTGCCTCTCGCTGGCTCCGGGCTACTTCGCCCGGATCCTGGCGATCGATAGCCGCCCGGTGATCGGTGTCCTGGCCTGCCTGACGCTGGCCGCATCGGCGCTGACGCAGCTGGTGAGCGTTCGGGGCCGCTTTGTAGTGCCAGGCGGGCTGGCGGTCCTGGGCGCTTCTGTCCTGCTGCTCGGCGCGGCAGGGGCCTGGAACAATGCGGCACTGCTGGTGGCGGCAAGCCTTGCCGCCGGCGTGGGACAAGGACTCGCTTTCCGCACCGTTTTCAACGATGTGGCCGGCCGTCTGGAGCCGGCCCGGCAGGCCCAGACCATCAGCTCGCTGTACGTCATCACCTACCTGGGCAGCGCCGTCCCGGTGCTGGGGCTCGGCTGGGCCTCGGGCGTCTTCGGCCTGGAACAGTCCGTTGCGGGCTTCGTGCTGGTATGCGCCGCGGCAGCCTTCATCATGGCAGCCCTCACGCTGCGCCAGGCTGTGCGCAGCCGTATGTCGAGAAGCTAG